The following are encoded together in the Oncorhynchus gorbuscha isolate QuinsamMale2020 ecotype Even-year linkage group LG03, OgorEven_v1.0, whole genome shotgun sequence genome:
- the pdrg1 gene encoding p53 and DNA damage-regulated protein 1 has product MEAERILQYLTEVEEAAEDVLANKQQIVDLDTKRNMNREALNALKHEMASEEKVKVCFGNIFIKFPKTKTQEMIQRDQRQLDKEINNLRQALKDKLNRLNELQGKPELTGYNLSPLSNVELKAINHLMKR; this is encoded by the exons ATGGAGGCGGAACGAATTTTACAATATCTGACCGAAGTTGAAGAGGCAGCAGAGGATGTTCTTGCAAACAAACAACAG ATCGTGGATCTGGACACGAAGCGGAATATGAACAGGGAAGCGTTGAATGCTCTGAAACATGAGATGGCATCGGAAG AAAAAGTGAAGGTTTGCTTTGGCAACATCTTCATCAAATTCCCCAAAACGAAGACGCAAGAGATGATACAGAGAG ACCAGCGGCAGCTAGACAAGGAGATCAACAACCTTCGCCAAGCCCTTAAAGACAAACTGAACCGCCTCAATGAACTGCAAG GGAAACCGGAGCTGACAGGATACAACCTGTCTCCTCTTTCCAATGTCGAGTTGAAGGCCATCAACCACCTGATGAAGAGATGA